The following proteins are co-located in the Eublepharis macularius isolate TG4126 chromosome 5, MPM_Emac_v1.0, whole genome shotgun sequence genome:
- the RBM12 gene encoding RNA-binding protein 12: protein MAVVIRLQGLPIVAGTMDIRHFFSGLTIPDGGVHIVGGELGEAFIVFATDEDARLGMMRTGGTIKGSKVTLLLSSKTEMQNMIELSRRRFETANLDMPPANASRSGPPPSSGMSSRVTLPTTVPNFNSPSPSVVTAPTSVHESNKNIPTFSTASMGTAPPNLGTTFGSPTFSSTIPSTASPMNTVPPPPIPPIPALPSLPPMPSIPPIPVPPPVPTLPPVPPVPPMPPVPPVPPMSSMPPLSGMPPLNPPPVAPLPAGMNGSGTAMNLSSNLNPMFMSPMNPIQISSQSSVKALPINPDDLYVGVHGMPFTATESDVKDFFHGLRVDAVHILKDHVGRNNGNGLVKFCSPQDTFEALKRNRMLMLQRYVEVSPATERQWVSAGGHITFKQTMGPSGQNHPSPQTRSMSKSPNGQKRSRSRSPQDQGFCVYLKGLPFESENKHVIDFFKKLDIVEDSIYIAYGPNGKALGEGFVEFRNETDYKAALCHHKQYIGNRFIQVHPITKKAMLEKIEMIRKRLQNFNYDQREIMMSTEGETRPSKLCAHISNVPYNITKMEIIQFLEGLAVEKNSIQILVDGSGQGLGQALVQFKNEEDARKSERLHRKKLNGRDVVLRVISLEEMREIERNTPSQGKKMLKMQGSATLPGVNAGGDDHSFISSGSKDTSSGPPFHFPSNFSGSNAFGPPLPPPGIGGGGFGDSRPGMPSIGSSGLPGLPGPGIDVPGFVGGPGNLSGPSGFGGGPQNFGNGPGNLAGPPSFGSGPPGLGGGLGHLSGPPAFGPGNLHITGPPGFGAGSGKPGPTVIKVQNMPFTVSVDEILDFFYGYQVIPGSVCLKYNEKGMPTGEAMVAFESRDEAMAAVVDLNDRPIGSRKVKLILG, encoded by the coding sequence ATGGCTGTGGTCATCCGCTTACAAGGTCTCCCAATTGTGGCGGGGACTATGGACATTCGCCACTTCTTCTCTGGATTGACCATTCCTGATGGGGGCGTGCATATTGTAGGGGGTGAGCTGGGTGAGGCATTCATCGTTTTTGCCACTGATGAAGATGCAAGGCTTGGTATGATGCGAACAGGTGGTACCATTAAAGGGTCCAAAGTAACACTGTTGCTGAGCAGTAAAACTGAAATGCAAAATATGATAGAACTCAGTCGCAGACGTTTTGAAACTGCAAATTTAGATATGCCACCAGCAAATGCTAGCAGGTCTGGACCACCACCTAGTTCTGGAATGAGTAGCAGGGTGACTCTTCCAACTACAGTACCTAATTTTAACAGTCCCTCTCCTAGTGTAGTAACTGCACCTACTTCAGTCcatgaaagcaacaaaaataTACCGACGTTCTCCACTGCCAGTATGGGAACTGCTCCTCCAAATCTTGGCACTACATTTGGAAGCCCCACATTTAGCTCTACTATACCTAGTACAGCATCTCCAATGAACACAGTACCACCTCCACCAATACCTCCTATCCCAGCTTTGCCATCATTGCCCCCAATGCCCTCTATTCCTCCCATACCTGTCCCACCTCCTGTGCctacattgcctcctgttcctcCAGTTCCCCCAATGCCTCCAGTACCTCCTGTGCCACCTATGTCATCTATGCCTCCTTTATCAGGAATGCCTCCTCTGAATCCTCCACCTGTAGCACCTTTGCCCGCTGGAATGAATGGGTCAGGAACAGCAATGAATTTAAGCAGTAATTTGAACCCAATGTTTATGAGTCCCATGAATCCTATTCAAATCAGTTCCCAAAGCAGTGTGAAAGCACTTCCTATCAATCCAGATGATTTGTATGTTGGTGTCCATGGGATGCCTTTTACAGCAACAGAATCTGATGTCAAAGACTTTTTCCATGGACTCCGCGTGGATGCAGTGCATATACTGAAAGATCATGTTGGACGCAATAATGGAAATGGATTAGTTAAATTTTGCTCTCCCCAAGATACATTTGAAGCCTTGAAACGAAACAGGATGCTGATGCTTCAGCGCTATGTTGAAGTTAGTCCTGCAACAGAGAGACAGTGGGTGTCTGCTGGAGGCCATATAACATTCAAGCAAACCATGGGTCCGTCTGGGCAAAACCATCCTTCTCCTCAGACTCGCTCTATGTCCAAATCTCCTAATGGTCAGAAAAGGTCAAGATCTAGATCTCCACAGGATCAGGGATTCTGTGTTTATTTGAAAGGTCTTCCCTTCGAATCAGAGAACAAACATGTCatagatttctttaaaaagctaGATATTGTGGAAGATAGTATTTACATAGCTTATGGACCCAATGGGAAAGCACTTGGTGAAGGTTTTGTTGAGTTCAGAAATGAAACTGACTACAAAGCGGCTTTATGTCATCATAAGCAGTACATAGGGAATCGTTTTATTCAAGTTCATCCCATCACTAAAAAAGCCATGTTAGAAAAGATAGAAATGATCCGTAAAAGACTCCAGAACTTCAACTATGATCAGCGAGAAATTATGATGAGTACAGAAGGAGAGACTCGCCCTTCCAAACTATGCGCTCATATATCCAATGTCCCCTATAACATTACCAAAATGGAAATCATCCAGTTTTTAGAGGGACTAGCAGTTGAAAAGAACTCTATACAGATTCTTGTTGATGGCAGTGGGCAAGGTTTAGGACAAGCACTGGTCCAGTTCaaaaatgaagaagatgctcgtAAATCAGAGCGCCTACATCGTAAGAAACTGAATGGGAGAGATGTTGTGCTTAGAGTGATATCCCTTGAAGAAATGAGAGAAATTGagagaaatactccctcccaagggaaaaaaatgttgaaaatgcAAGGGAGTGCAACCTTGCCAGGAGTGAATGCTGGTGGGGATGATCATTCTTTCATCAGTAGCGGCTCAAAAGATACAAGCAGTGGTCCTCCTTTTCATTTTCCTAGTAATTTCAGTGGCTCTAATGCATTTGGTCCCCCTCTTCCACCTCCAGGAATAGGAGGGGGTGGTTTTGGTGATTCCAGACCAGGAATGCCATCTATTGGAAGTAGTGGTTTGCCTGGCTTGCCTGGTCCAGGAATTGATGTCCCAGGCTTTGTAGGCGGTCCTGGTAATCTAAGTGGGccatcagggtttggagggggtCCTCAGAATTTTGGAAATGGGCCTGGTAATCTAGCTGGTCCTCCTAGTTTTGGAAGTGGACCTCCTGGTCTTGGTGGTGGGCTTGGACATTTAAGTGGGCCTCCAGCGTTTGGCCCTGGCAATTTGCATATTACTGGTCCGCCAGGATTTGGAGCTGGTTCTGGAAAACCAGGGCCAACTGTCATTAAAGTGCAGAACATGCCCTTTACTGTATCAGTGGATGAAATTTTAGATTTTTTCTATGGTTACCAAGTAATTCCAGGTTCAGTATGCTTAAAATATAACGAAAAAGGAATGCCAACAGGTGAAGCAATGGTTGCATTTGAGTCTCGTGATGAAGCAATGGCAGCTGTTGTTGATCTAAATGACAGGCCAATAGGATCGAGAAAAGTCAAACTCATTCTAGGGTAG